From Symphalangus syndactylus isolate Jambi chromosome X, NHGRI_mSymSyn1-v2.1_pri, whole genome shotgun sequence, the proteins below share one genomic window:
- the KANTR gene encoding KDM5C adjacent transcript isoform X1, translating into MFLLGDEHWKVLLCHLAAIWTPKELTCQVLRGFEDGSSGWGHAFVKGQDCCQELIHILRGVNPNCFQLKASNSPRCSGRKTSAKKGNWVLWLGLSNSDRPAGQKQLVQEPLPASREIPEHSPDTLIPCTYWRLLATHTHQATDLSSTSTFLPQPQSGQATCTKG; encoded by the exons atgtttctgtTGGGGGATGAGCACTGGAAAGTCCTGCTCTGCCATCTTGCTGCCATCTGGACTCCCAAG GAACTAACCTGTCAGGTACTGAGAGGCTTTGAAGATGGCTCTTCAGGTTGGGGACACGCCTTTGTTAAGGGGCAAGACTGCTGCCAGGAGTTGATTCACATACTCAGAG GTGTAAATCCAAACTGCTTCCAACTCAAGGCAAGTAACAGCCCACGGTGTTCTGGCAGGAAAACATCAGCTAAGAAAGGAAACTGGGTTCTATGGCTTGGACTTTCCAACTCTGACAGACCGGCAGGACAGAAACAACTGGTTCAGGAGCCCTTGCCAGCCTCTAGAGAAATCCCAGAACACAGCCCTGACACACTAATACCCTGCACATACTGGAGACTGCTGGCCACGCATACTCACCAAGCCACAGACTTGTCTTCCACAAGCACGTTCTTACCTCAGCCACAAAGTGGCCAAGCCACATGTACTAAAGGTTGA
- the KANTR gene encoding KDM5C adjacent transcript isoform X3, translated as MSPFSLLILVICAFSLFFLINLTRGLSILLVFSKNQLLALLLLSIVSLFSISLISALIFFDLLPSTFFGFILLFFF; from the coding sequence atgtctcctttttcattactGATATTGGTTATTTGTGccttctcactttttttcttgaTCAATCTCACCAGaggtttatctattttattagtcttttcaaagaaccaacttttggcttTGTTGCTCCTCTctattgtatctttgttttctatttctttaatttctgctcttatctttttTGATCTCCTTCCTTCCACATTTTTTGGGTTTATtctgttgttctttttctaa